Within Porites lutea chromosome 2, jaPorLute2.1, whole genome shotgun sequence, the genomic segment atttggaAAAAGGTACTTATGTCAAGATCTTTCAATTTCAACCCTTGAAAAAGAACTGTTCTCTCACTCTCAATCACAAAGTGGGTATTATTGGATCAAGAAATTTCACCGAAGCTGGACAAAAGGAGATGAGAAAACTGTTTCAACGTACTTTTTTACGATGAACCCCCAGGAAAAACATGTCCATTTTTGTGAACAAGTTGAAGTGTATCAACCAGTTTTAATGGGACACGCCatcttgaagaaaaaacaggTTTTAAACGACAAACGAGACAATCCGGTactttcattttttcaacaaaaacgcATAAAATGCAAACAACGCCTGCATCTGCGCCATTTAGCTAGAAAACGTCGACGAACTGAACGCGCTCATGAAAGATTATTACAAAAACCTCCAACAGAGTGATTTCCCTTCTTGGGATGATTACATGTTAGAACGAATCAAAAGAGGATTGGCGGCTGGGTATACCTTTGAAGAGTGTTATTCACATTGGTTGGATGATTTTTCCAATACATTGCATCGATTGAGTGACGAATTGCATGGACAAACTACTGACACAGCACCCACCCAATAACTATTCCAGTTATAATACATTTCTTCGTGATTTAATTCAAGATGCTCTAACCCATCAAGAAATGACTTTTGATGAACTCAACTACGAATTGTATAGACTCAACAGACACATTTACGAAGAGTTAACCAAAGAAGTTCTTACCAATCATGTACATACTTCAAGATAAAAATATACAAGATAAACTCTCGACCACTGGTTGGGCCAGAGATTGGGTATGGAGTGTGGCTTACGTGATGGTTCACAAATTTGGCACCAACCCCAATATAGACTTAATCCCTCCAAGTGTGGAAGCATGGAGTAAACAATGGCATACGTATCGAGGTCATATTACCGATACTCTGATGGAACTGTTACCCCAATTGACTTTTCATGAAATTCATGAAGAATGGCAATGGAAAATGGTGGAAAATAATCATCAACGCCCAACGGAATGGGGAAACGATATGGATTTTTGTTGGAAATTCATGAGACCTAAAGACTCGATCATTGAAGctttattgtgtttattttcattcaatttaaacAAATATGGCACTTATGATTATGAATATTTAGGATTCACGCATCAAGACATTGATCAATTGTTTCACTGGCAACGAGACattcaataaaaaacgttttttttattctcactaAGATGGTTCTTATTTGTACAAGCGGGAACGTGTGCATGCCCTACTAGCTTGCGtcccttttttttcaagcaGCATAATAATGCAAACTATCAACATCCTCTCTTAACAACATATACAACTTCACTATGGTGTATTCGTAATAAAATAATAGGTCATGAGTGACACAAAACACTACTTTCCGAGGACGGCTATTAAAAGATAAGTCGTATCCCCTTGACTCAATACAGCCTGGTCTTATTTCATCTTCGGAAAACCCCATAATCGATTCAAGTTGATCGAAAATACTCACACGTAATGGGTTAAGTAACAAACGCAGTGTTTTTGCTAATAAAAACATCACTCTCAACATATCCAAATCACTATTCATACCATACACGTTCAAGTCACGATTGATAGCAACAGAAATCCAAATAAAACTTTCCGATCTTGTCAACGATATTCCATCCAACCCCTCGTCTAACCAGTCAACGTGATGACAAATTTGTCGCTTCACATGAGGGAGGTAAAAAAGCTACAATAACAAATTGTAAAATCATTACTCGTTACATGCATGATCGATCGAGCATCAATCAATTGAAAAGTATTCCAAGGATCACCCACTCGTCCGACATGAAAGGCATTGTCATGAAATTCTCTATATTTAAAATCAAATCGAGCCATCCCTCGTACAAACAAACATCGGTCCATTCTAGTACCACTATGAGTACGAAGTGTCAAAGATATACTTAAGGGCATGACTGCACTatcttcaaataaaatatctCGTAACAATGCACGTTCACCACCATCCATGACATTCATCCACACTCTCAACACATGACCCAAAGCATGTACCACTTGATGCATAGTGTCGAACGATAAATAGGGAAAATCATCGTGTAAAATTTGGATTTCACCTAAACTTTGTTCGATTTGATGTAATTCTCTCGATTCCACTTCATCCATAAACAATGAACATTGTTCTATTATCTGCTCCACTCCAAACAActataaaaaagaaatcaaatcagCAGCACTTATGAACACGTTATAATCTTCCATCATGTATTCATATTCATTATCGTTCACTACATTATAGTATACATTCAATTGAAAAAAACCATTGCCCAAAAAATGAGTAAAAATACGTAATAAGTTACTTTCTGCTCTTTCGACGGACGCGACTGTATATTCTCTTACTGCCAAACTAATAGACACATCAATGGGGGGAAATTGAGGACCATAAAATCGACATGTGCGTATTATTCCTACTAAAATACGTCTCATCTCGCTATCCACAAATGGTGCATTTatccaaaaaaatacaaaaaaaattatcttacactaTATAGTATTGGACACACAATCTTCTTTTTCACCACCCCCGAAACAATAAACGAAATCGTTTCCAAATGGCGAAATACTTCTCCCATATAACAATCAGCATAAAAAACATACATGGATCTTGGCAAGATTCTATCGATAATGTTATACCAGTATTCTCGTATACTATCTTCGGGTAAAATGGGTGTTTTTAGTTTAATCGACACAACCAATCGAGAGGGTAAAACATTAAAATCAACTCGTCGTTCCAAAGGAAAATTAATCACTTCATAAATCGCCTTGTATAAATCCAACACATTCCAATAACCACGAACTGACACAGGTAAcgactaaaaaataataaaaaaaaacggcaTTTTAATACATCGATAAGGCAAACCAAACCGTTGGATAACGCGTGGATGGTGGTGTAAACTCCATAATGCATAATATACGAATAAAATACTCTGACTCGTAAGCGTACGATGGAACTAACTCAGCTTCACGACATCCTATACCACATGCTCTCATATATCGCTGCCACGCATTAGCAAACCTCAACAAACATTCTCTATATTCATTATCTAAAAACAAACTCAAGGGTCGTACAATCAATTTGACTCGAACACCTAATCTACGTTGTGTTTCCCATCTATTGGTAGCCACTAAAGCCCTATACATATCAACCATACGCGATACATCATTTCCATAACGAAACCAAGTACCAGTTACCTAAGAAAAAGCACAAAAAACTCAATCTTTTTACAAAGTAAtcgaaaggaaaaagaaataggAACAACACGCGAATAATCATCCCAGGCTGGAGGAATGACCATATCCAGAAATAACAAGAGTAAAACACGAAATTCACTCTGTCTTAATGTTTGATAAATTGgataaaaaataactgaaatcaTCTCAAAATGATGCTCTTGAAACCACACTTGTCTTTGTTTCGGAAATAACGTGATACATATAGTGCGTTGTTGTCGTTCATATGCATCCGCAACCACTTGTATAATATCGTGTATTAGCTCATCCAACGATTGAAAACTAACCCATCGTTCCTgatagaaaaacaaacaaacaaattttactCTTCCTCTTCTTCATCGCTATTATACGGTACCATCAACTCATTCAAATCAACCGAGTCAAACGACCATTCATCATCACTCTCATACTCCACCtaaaaaaaccaaaaatgaccatttacTACTACATCTGCCACACCATTAACAATGGTTgtatctagaaaaaaaaataaaaaaaagcagattACTAACCCGTTCTATTTCTTGACGTAAATTCACATTGGATAACAACTGCTCCAAACGTTCAATCACTTGATCCCTACTCAAATTTCCAGGCACAGGGGGAATAGGATCTTCATCGCGATTTCCTGGCATGTCACTCAACTGGCGGCAAAAAGGGCAAGTATGATGTCCACGCTCGTACcatcctttcaaacattttctaTGGCAATATTGGCGGCAACAAGATAACTGCATGGCACGTAAATCACAAGCTTCTCCATCGACCAAACAAATACAACGGAACTTGGTTTGCGCTATCTCGGGTTGGTCTCCACTCAATCTTCGACTTTTTCTTGGACTCGCCATCGTGAACAAAAGCAAACGAATCGAATCCGCATTCACTTTCTTATACACTCAGATTTCACTGGGTGACCTCGCCTAAAACCAACAAGACAAGGGGGTATGGGGGGGGATACCCCCTCTTTtcacgcaaaaaaaaattcaagatggcgaccgTTTTGGGGGTTATATATTTCAGAGGGTTTGACTCGATTCCTCACATTTTTTCCTGAGCATCATGGATGACTCACAAGAAGACGCTTATTGCCTTGAAGCCCTAGAGCAACTAGAAGAAGAAGCAGCCAATGCTTTCCAATTTGAGTTAATACCTTACACGGATAGACGATGCACTAAATTTGGTGTTCATCGACGTAGCTTTACCGCCCGTCTACAACAACACGGGGGTAATCTTGTCAATCTATTACCCACTCATATTTTACCAGACTTGATCGAGCATGCATTGGAAATGGCCATTCAACAACAAGTGCTAAGTGATCCAACCGCTCGAGAAGATGATTGGTTAATGGTGAATATGTCCTCAGACCGTTTACAAAGTACTTATCAATCGCATAGGGTATCCATTGCCGATTGGATTTTGGATGGAACCGAAAGTCGAGGCATGTTGGAAAAAATGAGTCAAGTTCTCAATTCCAATGAACAGTTTCAAATTGATGATACTTTTCATATTGAGATCACACATGTTCGTAACCCAGGCACTGGAAGTGGTCGAAATCAAAACAAACCACGACTCACTCCAATCGATCAATTGCTCAAGCGTAAAAAGAACATCATTCGTATCAACAATTTCGATGATCTCTGTTGCGCACGAGCTATCGTTACTGCGAGAGTTCAACAAGACTATGGATCGGGACATTGGAAAACTCGCAGTTGTAAACGGGGATTTCCCTTGCAAGAAGAATATGCCAAGGATCTCCATATTCAAGCCGGTGTACCCCTGGGAGCTTGTGGATTACCCGAACTtcaattgtttcaaaattatctcTCGGAATATCAACTGGTTCTCATTGATGCACAAATGGGATTTCAACTCACGTTCAAGGGACCTCCCAAACCCCAAGAAAAACAATTGGTCCTTATTAAAAACAAGGATCATTATCATACGTGCACCTCTCTTACAGGCTTTTTTGGTACTTCTTATTATTGCGCTCAATGTGAAAAGGGATTTGCTGTGGATGACAGTCGACACCATCGATGCAAAGGCAAACGATGTTATGCCTGTCAACAAACCAATTGTCTGGCGTTTCAAGATACCCAAGCCACATTCTATTGCCCACAATGTCATCGCTCATTTTTTAACCGACAGTGTTACGAAAATCATCTTGTTTTTACACAATCGGGAAAACGAGCAATTGAAAACAGTGTGTGCGAAGTGAAAAGACGATGTCCAGGTTGCAACAAAGTCACCGACGGTAAACAGAACATTCGTCAACATCAATGCGGTTACAGTAATTGTCCTTCTTGCAAGAAATACGTCGAACTCGTCAACCATAAATGTTACATTCAACCCATTACCGAGGACAGAAACTCGACACGAAAACGAAAAAGGGAAGAACGCGTTCCACCTcccttgtttgtttattttgacatTGAAAGCATGCAAGACACTGGAATTCATGTCCCTAATCTAGTGTGTGCCGAAACCGACGAAGAAGATacctcctttgttttcaatggaCCCACTTGTATTGAACAGTTTTTAACCTGGTTACAAACACTCACTCAAACCGATGATGTGGAGTATTTACGCCAAGTGATTGCAGTGGCTCATAACTTTCAAGGTTATgatagttattttattttgcacgaACTTTACAAACAATGCGTTTGTCCTGATCAAATTGTCAATGGTGCCAAGATATTATCCATGTCCATGGACCATATTAAATTCATTGACAGTATGGCCTTTCTGCAAATGTCACTGGCAAATTTTACCAAAGCTTTTGGTCTTCAAGAACTGAAAAAGGgattttttcctcattttttcaATCGCGCTGAATTTCAATTGTATGCGGGTCCCATACCAGCCAGAGATTATTATGACCCCGACAGTATGAAACcggaaagaaaggaagaattTGAACGTTGGTACCAAACGAAACTGGAGGAAGGCGCCATTTTTCATCTACAGAAAGAACTGATTGCTTATTGTCAATCGGATGTCCAATTGCTCAAACAAGGTTGCATGAAATTTCAACAAGAATTTAAAACCTTGACCAATTTCAACCCCATGGAAGAATGCATTACCATTGCATCGGCTTGCAATCGTTTTTTTCGTACCAATTGTATTTTACCAGGAACATTGGCTTGTGAACCAGTACTTGGTTGGTATGGTTCAGCCAAACCGCATTCCATTGTCGCGTTAGAATGGTTAAACTGGATAGAACACAGTGAAAACAAACGCATTCTACATGCAGGCAATCAAGGGGAATATCAAGTCAGCATTGGTGTCGTGAAAACGTACGTGGATGGTTTCGACCCCAGTATCAACACCATCTATGAATTTAACGGTTGTTTTTTTCACGGTTGTCCCAATTGTTTTCACAATCGTGACCAAACACATCCCAAACTAAATGGACAAACGATGAGTGAAGTCTATCAAACCACCATGCAACGCATTGCTCATTTTCAACACGCGGGATACGATGTGGTTGTCATGTGGGAATGTGCTTGGACACAATTAAAACGTCAAAACGTGAACATTCAGTCATTCCTGAATCAACTCCAACTCACTCAGCGATTACAACCCAGAGATGCCTTTTTTGGTGGACGTACCAATGCCGTTCAATTGTATTACCATGTGCAACCTGATGAACAGATACGCTATGTGGACTATACTTCCCTGTACCCATTTGTTAACAAGAATTGCAAGTACCCCGTGGGACATCCACAAATCATCAACAATCCACCCTTGGGAATTGAAGAGTACTTTGGATTAGCCATGTGCAAAGTATTACCACCTCGTGGACTATACCATCCGGTATTGCCCTATCGATGTAACGGCAAATTAATGTTTCCTTTGTGTCGCACATGCGCAGAAACTCAAGTCAAATTACCCTTGACTGAACGCACACCCAGTTGTTCCCACAATGAAGATGAACGCGCTATGATCGGTACGTGGTGTACACCGGAACTCTTAGAAGCTAAACGTCAAGGGTACACAATGGTGCAACTATATGAAGTATGGAATTTCCCCCACACGTCCCATCTTCTCTTCAAGAATTATGTGGACACATTTTTAACATTGAAACAGCAAGCCAGCGGGTGGCCAGCGGAAGTAGGAGATGATCCTGAGAAACGGCAAGATTACATTGCCAATTACTTAACGCATGAAGGAATTCAATTGGATccaaacaaaattgaaaagaatCCCGGCAAACGATCAATGGCCAAAATGATGCTGAATAGTTTTTGgggaaaatttggtcaacaagCCAACAAGAACCAAGTGAAAACATTTACCGCCCCTTCTTCCTTTTACAAGTTACTTCGAGATGAAGAACAGCAAATTCATTCCATCAGAGTTGTCAATGAACACATGATCGAAGTGGTTCATAATTACACGGACGAAACCATTCCCCCTCAAGTGAACATTAACATTTTCATTGCATGTTTTACCACCTGTTGGGCGCGTTTAAAATTGTATGAAGCGCTTCATCATTTGCAACaacaagttttatattttgacaCGGACTCTGTCATTTACAAATGGAAACCGAATGCACCGGAATTACCCCTTGGGCAGTATTTGGGTCAGTTCACCAATGAATTGGAGGATCCCACGGACTACATTATGGAATTTGCAGCCGCTGGACCCAAGAATTATGGCTACCAAACCctcaaaggaaaaatagaatGTAAAGTCCGCGGATTCAGCCTAAACACGCGTGGGCAACATCAATTGAACTTtgacattttaaagaaaaacattattgAAGAAATCACACAACCGAAACCCGTTCCCAACAGCATTCAAGTGTTCGACCCGCACAAGATTATTAGAAATCCCACCACCAAAGAAATAACCACAGAAACGCAAATCAAACGTTATCAATTGGTATTTGATAAACGCGTGGTGGACTCTAGTCATTTTCAATCATACCCATATGGTTATGGAGACATTGACAAGAATCAAGACACGCCTTCCCATTATCCTCTACAATCATTACAATCGATTGTGGATAATATTGCACAAGAAAATATGAACATTTATCAAGGTTTATTAGACGGGACAATGGACATCTTCGACTAAGAGAGATCTCTACACTGAAACAGTCCATTCACTTCCTCCATCCCAATGTTGTTTTACAGCAGTCACCGCATGGTTTACATGAGGCATCCTTTTCCATTTACCAATTGTTTCATCTGGCGATCCTTTAGCAATCCTTTGGCATGATGGTTACACACTTGGTGTGGATTCACTCATCCCAGCCATGGCCTGAGATGTTATCTCTGCATCAGGAAATGCATCTGCAACCCCATGGAGCAGAAACAAGCAAACATTTCTGCTACCAGTGTTTTTCCACTACCTGCTGGTCCTCCGATCCAGTGTCTTGCCAGTACCAGCAGCACCCTTTACCCAATGTTCCAGCTGGACCCTTTATCCAGAACTCCATGGCAAGCTATGACAGTTCCAGAGCAACCAAGCCAAAACCTCCAACGCAACCAGACCAAACCCTTCTACAAACGTCTTGCCACAACCTCCTAGTTGATACATACTGCACTTGTTCACATGTCTgctgagcaaaaaaaaattcgtccTTTCGTTCACTTTTTCAACTTCAGGTGTACACCATGTTCCACGGAGCATCCATGTTCACCAACTTCCGCCAAATGCACTCAAGATGACATCACCTGTTTCCTTGTCATCACCAATGTGACATTTCCCATCACCATTCACCATAGGACCTTTACACGGATCTGTTAAGTTCCCAAATAAGTTCTAACACGATCCATGTGAAGTCGGTCCGCCCATAGTACATGGTCCATGTAATCTCCAATGAAATTGCAGGGAAATTCATACGTAGGATTTCCAATCTGGTCCAAGCACATCCTCACCTTCCTCCATCTTGTTGAAAATGCAGCAAcccatttatttttcttcatccACTCCAAAGTAATGGATGTTTTCCAGTCGAACACCTTCTACTTCATAATGGATCCTTCCAGTCCAGTGCCTTGTTGCATTGAACACCTTGAACTCCAACCTGCTACGTAAAGACCTTAGGTTTGTGGCACAACTCACATCAGGGACACTCAAGCCTTCCTTTGAAGCACATGGTCACCAAGTTACAGTGGAATTGAAAACCTCCTTTCACCTTCCTAAGATGGTACAAGTTCACTGTCATTTTTGTTGGTGCAGTCTGCCTTCCTTACAAACGCTGTTGAAGCCTTGTTGGTACAATCTGCTGCCTGGATTATATCGACTGCTCACCACATGTTCTCCGAATTTTCCCCAGAAACTGTTTAGCATAAGCTTTGCGGTTGCCTTTCCCGTCGGACATGTTTTCCGTGTGTACAGGAGTGTTCCAAATTGTCTGTGCAAGTTGTTATCGTTTCGTCTGACTTGCTCTGCATGCCATTCTTCcaatcctttctttttcttcttcttctgtagTTCCtccacataaaaaaaaatagaatagaatcaaaaaatgtaatttttaggtagtaaacaaattaaaataaacgagttgaaaaggaaaaataaggtGTCACGTGATTTATGACGCAATACCCTATGACGCAATACCCTATGACGTCACACCCTATGACGCAATACCCTATGACGTCACGCCTTATGACGTCACACCCTATGACGTTACAGGAATACTTGATGCTCATTGGTTAATCCACCTGTCAATCAAAGTTTATTGCGATTCGACACCACGCCCAAATgcttaacgctgattggctaatcCATGTCACGTGACCTAAATACTCGATGCTGATTGGCTACTGGCAGAAGTGCCTCATATTACTACTAAAATCATCTCAAAGGCAGCTAACGGAGTTTCAGCAACGTGAAGAAAATTCACAGAGGCAATTAAGGCAGACAAGACAGCAGTTGAGAAATTGCCGAGGACAAGTTTCTGAACTACAGTTAAGTCTTTCAACAACTCAGCAAACAATAAGTGAATTGCACAGCCAAGAAGCACGTGACTGGGTTATTCTCCGGGACGAAATTAAAATCACAGAGAAATGCCTTGGGAGGGGAGGATGGGGAAGTGTCAATAAGGGAACGTATTGTGGCTGTACTGTAGCAGTGAAACAAATCCATGAGTTGATTCTTTCTCCTCAAAACATAAATCCGTTTGAAAGAGAAATGAATATCGCTTCTAAATGCCGCCATCCTCACTAACTACAGTTTATCGGCGCCACCAATGATGAGGGAAACCCTCTGTTTGCGACCGAGCTGATGGAGAAAACTCTGCGCACTTTGTTGGACCAGCGGCAACTCTCCGAGACAGAAATAGCAGTCATTTCTCTGGATGTAGCACGTGCCCTGAACTACCTTCATCAGAAGAAACCGGAGCCTATCATTCATCGTGACGTCAGCAGTGCTAATGTGTTGCTATGGCGACAGGGTGACCAATGGAGAGGCAAAGTGTCAGATTATGGCACTGCTAATTTCATGCAGCAGACCATAGCAGTGGCTCCTGGAGCAAGGATTTACAACGCACCTGAAGCACTTACATCAAACCAAACTGTCAAGGTAAGTTTTAGTCACTGTTCAAGACTGTTAACATTGGCATAAGTATTTAATAAGTGGCCCTTACCCAAAATTATTTCCAGACATCGTATATCGGTCGTGGTTTTCTCTTTCCATTGTTATCGTTGGGGCTTACGGAAGGAGCAGCCGCGTGAGTTTTTTGGCTTTATAATGGCACTGTGTAAAGTTATATTttgttgttagtttttttttcaagcggaGTAGAAAATTATGTCTGTTTAGCCTCTTGAGTTATGCAACGGACAATTTTATTGCAAAATGTCCTGTTGAATTTCTcgttttatagcggagctctcgcgcgcgaagcgcgcgaagcggagcaccaagggtaagaaaatgtggtaaactaccgatccgagaaattttggtaaccacgtgaccgtacacggattgaccacacacacacaccacaggcataccaatgttaaataactcaataaacaggtatggcaacccaaatgcaactcgaggttgttttgacgggaaatcgcatagccacctgCGTCTTGTGAAgtagagacaactaaagagtcgaaaagcggaaattgtctctgtatccgtattttctaaagtattaagctcaGAATAATTGTCATggccacaaatttggaatatagggCAAGAGAAAGTAAGCGgtaggccagcgaagctcaacgagaaatagggcgacagagatctagagcgagagataaacacaaaggagacatttttttgtggaattttcttccaacaaaagcggcggtgacaaaatgagaaatgccagcggtcaccaatgcaaggtgaaaatgatcggcagtgagaaaaaagtgaacgagaaaaCGTACGACATTTCCCCGATAAAACGTGTGACTAAGAAGTTTTAGCAAaattcacgttgtagtcgtgcaaaacaactgcaaaggaatgtacaaaaaaagtgtgctgcacgtgcaaagttgcttttttgctaattagacctattgttgtctTCCActgttctccggcgttgccttagCCGCTTAGCATTGCcagattttatattttgtttgaacaaactataaatattatcgagagcttcgctcttagtcctggctaaatctatatcttttaaaaacttaacAGGTTGCTTGTCTGACACTTGAAAGACTTGAAATGGTCAGATGAATAATTAATTGTATATGGCTGACTCTGCCAGCGGGCAAGGTGAGGcaaatcctgtgttctgattggctgcccGAGCTGGAAAGATGGACTTGTCTTTCCCGACCAGACGCTCTCCTAAAACCTTCTCTTTTTGGCCATGTAATAAATCGTTTATTGACCAaccttgttcggtcaagatggctggatatgcagtggcagatccagatcTTCAGAtagggatgggggggggggcagcCATCCAGACTTTGAAATaaggggggcggtctccaaaaacaaattttccgGCCGTTCGTTCGGGCCTCCGCCGCTGATATAAGCCTAGttctttttgcgtttttataaATGTCGACTTTATCTCGCTCCATAAAAACACGAGGACAAACATGACCTATATGCAGCAGTCTTGACCTGTCAAGATTGGTTAATAAAACAGATTTAAACATTTATCGGTCGGAGCAGAACCATAATGAATTTAATTATACAGAATAGCAAAAAAATTAGAGCAGAGCTGATACGGTCCAAcgataagaaacaaaaagataaaggtataaagactataaaaacttTCATAAATTCTCGCAAGAATGTCCATAATCACAGAATTGTTCCGAAGGATAGCCcggttccaggcgttcagattgtgAGGACGGCGCAAAAAGGTTGGCGCCGCACTCCATTATCTGAACTCCTGTAACGGACTATCGGAAGGATAAGGTAGTAGAGTCATTAGAGATCAGCAAGAGGTCGCAGAACTATtgaattatttcttttcaaattgtACTTTAAATAACAAGGTTTTAGTGAACGTCCACCTGAACTGTCGTGCATATTACACAATCTGATGGGTAGAGAGGAACTAGGGGAGATATCTATATAGCCTTATAGTTCAGTTATTGCTCGGATTCGTGGCATTTCTTCAGTACGCAGGCAGCTGATAAAAAAGAGAAGGTTAGGATATCCATAGCAAATTCAGAGACATTTATATACATTGTTAGctaggttttcttttcttttcgttttcttttaaccTAACAAGTAATTCGAAGAAGGGAGGAAGGAAGTATATGTAAATCTTTAGGTCTACCGTCCCCACCCCCCATGTTTGTATTATCGAGCATGCGCTCTGACTGTTATGATGATTGAATACATAGGTGTTCACGAGCAGCAATGTTGTGTGTGTTGGTGGTTAAATCCGTAAGACACTACAGTTACGTTCTCCTGCTGCTCTTTCTAGTCGCCATAGTGTAAAAAACGATATCGACACACCATTAGAAACAATTCTGGTAAAATAAACGTGTGTTCAGCGAAGCGACGATCTGTACAAGCACATGACCAAAAGCTGCGTAGAACGCATGACCGAGAAAGAAACTAATGCCAGTCC encodes:
- the LOC140925898 gene encoding uncharacterized protein, translated to MDDSQEDAYCLEALEQLEEEAANAFQFELIPYTDRRCTKFGVHRRSFTARLQQHGGNLVNLLPTHILPDLIEHALEMAIQQQVLSDPTAREDDWLMVNMSSDRLQSTYQSHRVSIADWILDGTESRGMLEKMSQVLNSNEQFQIDDTFHIEITHVRNPGTGSGRNQNKPRLTPIDQLLKRKKNIIRINNFDDLCCARAIVTARVQQDYGSGHWKTRSCKRGFPLQEEYAKDLHIQAGVPLGACGLPELQLFQNYLSEYQLVLIDAQMGFQLTFKGPPKPQEKQLVLIKNKDHYHTCTSLTGFFGTSYYCAQCEKGFAVDDSRHHRCKGKRCYACQQTNCLAFQDTQATFYCPQCHRSFFNRQCYENHLVFTQSGKRAIENSVCEVKRRCPGCNKVTDGKQNIRQHQCGYSNCPSCKKYVELVNHKCYIQPITEDRNSTRKRKREERVPPPLFVYFDIESMQDTGIHVPNLVCAETDEEDTSFVFNGPTCIEQFLTWLQTLTQTDDVEYLRQVIAVAHNFQGYDSYFILHELYKQCVCPDQIVNGAKILSMSMDHIKFIDSMAFLQMSLANFTKAFGLQELKKGFFPHFFNRAEFQLYAGPIPARDYYDPDSMKPERKEEFERWYQTKLEEGAIFHLQKELIAYCQSDVQLLKQGCMKFQQEFKTLTNFNPMEECITIASACNRFFRTNCILPGTLACEPVLGWYGSAKPHSIVALEWLNWIEHSENKRILHAGNQGEYQVSIGVVKTYVDGFDPSINTIYEFNGCFFHGCPNCFHNRDQTHPKLNGQTMSEVYQTTMQRIAHFQHAGYDVVVMWECAWTQLKRQNVNIQSFLNQLQLTQRLQPRDAFFGGRTNAVQLYYHVQPDEQIRYVDYTSLYPFVNKNCKYPVGHPQIINNPPLGIEEYFGLAMCKVLPPRGLYHPVLPYRCNGKLMFPLCRTCAETQVKLPLTERTPSCSHNEDERAMIGTWCTPELLEAKRQGYTMVQLYEVWNFPHTSHLLFKNYVDTFLTLKQQASGWPAEVGDDPEKRQDYIANYLTHEGIQLDPNKIEKNPGKRSMAKMMLNSFWGKFGQQANKNQVKTFTAPSSFYKLLRDEEQQIHSIRVVNEHMIEVVHNYTDETIPPQVNINIFIACFTTCWARLKLYEALHHLQQQVLYFDTDSVIYKWKPNAPELPLGQYLGQFTNELEDPTDYIMEFAAAGPKNYGYQTLKGKIECKVRGFSLNTRGQHQLNFDILKKNIIEEITQPKPVPNSIQVFDPHKIIRNPTTKEITTETQIKRYQLVFDKRVVDSSHFQSYPYGYGDIDKNQDTPSHYPLQSLQSIVDNIAQENMNIYQGLLDGTMDIFD
- the LOC140928106 gene encoding uncharacterized protein, producing MEKTLRTLLDQRQLSETEIAVISLDVARALNYLHQKKPEPIIHRDVSSANVLLWRQGDQWRGKVSDYGTANFMQQTIAVAPGARIYNAPEALTSNQTVKVDVYSFGALLCEMCIRQPPDPQRRNEQVVLVTNSVFRGLVRRCMQREPGARPTMQEIIDELKEFDPIS